The genome window AAGGAAAATACCTAACTGCTCAAAATACAATTTCTCAAATTGATGTTGCGATACCCGGTAACCTATTTATTGAAATGGTAAAGATTCCAAAAGGAGAATTTATCATGGGTAATAAGAAGGGTGATCCTGATGAGAAAGATGAAAAAAGAGTTGACGTTGAAGAATTTTATATGGGTAAGTTCGAAGTGACGCAGGAACAATGGTGGTCTATTATGGGTAAAAAGCCTTCTTTCTTTAAAGGAGAAAAATTTCCTGTAGAAACTGTCAGTTGGGAGGAGGTACAAAAATTTATTCAAAGACTAAATCAGTTGACGAATAAGAAATTTAGGTTACCCTCTGAGGAAGAATGGGAATATGTAGCAAGAGCACAGCAAAAATTTACCTATAGTGGTGGAATTGACTTAACATCAGTGGGTTGGTATAGAGGCAACTCCAATGGAACTACTCATGAAGTAGGTACAAAGTATAAAAATAGATATGGTATCTATGATATGAATGGGAATGTTTGGGAATGGTGTAGTAATGATTATTTACCTTCTTATGCATATCATGAGATTTCTAATCCTACTCCTGAAAAAGTTCTTAGAGGAGGTGGTTGGAAGGCATCTGAAAATGGGTGTAGAAATACCAATCGCTTTAAAGCAGCATCTACTGTGAAAGCAAATAATATAGGATTTAGGTTAGTCTGTGATTGACCTAAAACTCTTTTCAACTTTATCTCCAACTTGATAGTCGTAGTACTATTGATTTGGAGATTTTTTATTTTTATAATTTTCACTGCAAAATCACCATTTTTTATATAGTAGAATAATCATATTAATAGTAGATGTACTATGTCTTACTACTAAATAAATAATGTATTCTAAATATGAATTCATTTTAAAATTATTCTGTCTTATAAAAATAAAAATATATATTGAGTCAAATTTGCTATGTACTCATAATTTTTTGCTATGAATAACAAACTCTCTATTCTCGATGTTGCTGTAATTGGTGGCGGTGCATCTGGTGTGTATAGTGCTTGGAGACTACAAAATGACGCTCAATTTGCTAATAAATCTATCAGTGTTTTTGAATCAAGTTGTAGAATCGGTGGACGCTTATTATCGGTTACACCTCCGGGTATGCCCAATACAAGATGTGAACTTGGTGGGATGAGATTCCTATCTTCTCAAAAATATGTTGCCTCTTTGGTCGATTATTTAAAATTAGAGACTAAACCTGAAGCGGTATATGAAGATGAAAATATCGCCTACCTTAGAAATATTAGACTAAGATTTAGTGAATTAGTTGATAAAAAATTACTACCCTATAACCTTACTTTTGCTGAGGAAGGAAAAACAAGCGATGAAATTTTAAGCTTCGCATTAGAATCCATTATTCCTGGAGTGACAACCAAGAAAGGGGATGAGTTAAAGGAATTCCTTCAGTCTTACAAGGTAAATGGGAAATATCTATACGAATACGGCTTCTGGAATTTATTGTCATTGTCATTAAGCAACGAAGCAATAGAGTATGTTAAAAAAGCCGGTGGGTACGATTCAACATTCCAAAATTGGAATGCTTATGATACCATAGTTCTAAATTTTGATTTAGCGGCAACAGATAATTCTTACCATCTATTGGTTGATGGTTATGAAAATTTACCGATTACCTTGGTGGATCAGTTTATGGAGAAAGGAGGAGAAGTGAAGATGTTCTATAAACTAGAGAAGCTCAACTTAACTTCTGATGAAGAGGGAGAATTATTCGAGTTAGTATTTGATATAAATGGTTCAAAAGAAACGGTATATGCAAGAAAAACAATTCTAGCGATGCCAAGAAGATCTTTAGAACTTATCGATATTGATCCAAAACTGATGAAAAAGGATGGATCGTTCAAAGAACTGATAGAGTCAGTTTCGCCAATTCCTTTGTTTAAGATGTTTATGTGCTACCCTTACCCATGGTGGGAACAAGTGGGGGTAACGGAAGGTAGATCTGTGACAGACTTACCGATTAGACAAACTTATTATTGGGGAACTGAAGGTAAATTGGATAAAGCCGATCCTAACAATACCAACTCGGTATTAATGGCTACTTATGATGATGGCCAAAGTGTCTTCTTCTGGCAGGGATTAGAAACTCAAAAGAAGAAAGAACATTTTAAGACAGAACAACATGATCATGAGCATGGAGATACTTCTCTTTGGGAAGAGCATAAATCAAATCCATTAATGGTGAAGTACATGCACCAACAGATTCAAGAAATGCATGGAGTAAAATATGCTCCAGCTCCTTATGCTGCTGCATTTAAAGATTGGAGTGAAGACCCCTTCGGTGGTGGAGTAAACTTCTGGAATATTGGAGAGAAAAGCTGGGAAATCATTCCAAAAATCTGTAAACCAGTGGATAATGTAGATTTATTTATCTGTGGTGAAGCCTACTCAAATGGGCAAGGTTGGGTTGAAGGAGCTTTCGAAACAGCTGAAATTGTTCTTCAACAGCATTTTAAACTTTCAGCACCCTCTTGGGTTAATAGCAAAGAGGAGGTTGAAAGTGAGTAAGGATTTAAAAGTGAGGATAACAGGCAAAGGTTGTAGTTATCCTGCTAGAATTAGGTATAATGACGACCCTATTTTTAAAGGCATCCAAGACGATGGTTTATTTAGAGGGTATAAAGAACGCAGAGTACTAGGCTTGAATGAAAGTATTTCTGAATATATGACTGCTGCATCGTTTAAAGCTATAAGCGATGCAGGAGTTCCTGTTGATGAAATTGATTTATTAATCGGGTATGGAAGTATCTCGGAGTACAGTACTCCTAATATTTTGGCCAAGTGTCATTATGAATTAGGTTTAAGCTCTACATGTTCGATTATTCCATTAAACGATGAATTCAACCAGCTGAATACTGCCCTTCATTTGGTGAAAAGCTTAATCGAAACAGGGAGTGTAAATACAGCTTTGATTTGCCTTGGGTCCAATTGGACAAAGCATGTTGATTATAAAAGTAGTGCAAGTATTAGTGCGTCTGATGCTGCTGCTGCTCTAATTGTAACAAAATCAGAGGACACCAATTGTTTTTATATCGAAGATTATGGAGTAAGTGTAGACTCCAGTGATTATTCATGTATGTCTAACTCCCCCGATGTAGAGGGTAAAATGGAGGAGGACCCATCACAACCAATTCTTGAAAATACAAATACATTTTCTTCCCCATATTTTCACCTTACAGAACAAGGAGTTAATGTATTTAAGCAGTTTGGTATGAATGAACCTGTTAAAGTGTCGAAGGAAATTTTAGAAAGAAATAATGTGTCTAATACAGACGTTACTTTAATTTCACACCAAGCCTCATCTGTTCTTATGGACTTCTGGGGAGAGGAAATTCAACCAAATCAATATATAAATACCATAGCAAACTTTGCCAACATGACATTGGTGACAGTCGCATTCAATTTTGCTTTGCATTATGATACGATTGAATCTGATCATCTACTCTTACTTTGTGTTGGTTTAGAGCAAAAAACTTCAGTTATTTTATTGAAAAAATAGGACTAGCATGTTAGAAAATATCGGTACAATAAATGATGAACTAAGAAGGCTACAAGAAACAACAAACTATAAAGTTTGTATCTCTAAAGCACATCAGTTACACAAGATTGTAAAGTCTAAGAAGTATCAGGCTTACATGAAGTATGAAACAGAGGTTTTAGAAAATCTTTCTTTAATTGATCAATCTAAATCTGATAAGGAACAAATCGTTTATAAATTTGGTATCCTGTCTAGATTCGCTGAGATTGATTATAAGTCTCTCTCTTTACTCGAGAAAATAGACCTTTCAATTAAGCTCTTAAAGAGAGTAAAAAAACTCCACGAATCTGGCTTAATTCACTATAATATTTCCAGACAGAATATCTGTGTTACTGAAAATAGAGACGTTGAATTAATCGGTTATGAACTAAGTGCTGAAGATGGTTCTAGCCCGAAACTTCAGACACTTGTTATCTTAGAAGATGATAACTGGAATTATATCGCTCCTGAGCAAACAGGGCGTATCAATACTTATTTAAACGCAAAATCTGATCAATATAATATTGGGGTATGTTTATTTGAGTTATTCACTAATAACTTACCCTTCAGAGGTAAAGATAAATTAGAGTTAATTCACTCACATATTGCCTATTCGCCACCTCCTGTACATAAATTGCACCCGGACCTTCCTCCATTCTTGTCGGAAGTGATTGGTAAGTTATTAGCAAAGTCTTCTAATGAAAGATACAATAACTTTGAAGCGGTAATTAAAGACTTTGAAAGGTTAAGAGATTTCTGTTTTGGTAGAAACCTTAAACTTCCTCAATATGCAGGTATCGATGATATCGAGATCACTTTAAAGATTCCGAATAAATTATACGGAAGAACAAACGAAAGTGAAATCTTTGTTGATGCCTATAATTCCATAAAGAATGAAGGACTTTCTGTTTTAGCGTTAACAGGTGTATCCGGTGTGGGTAAAACAGCCTTTATTAAAGAAGGAATTAATAAAATTCTAGATGAGAAGCTGATTACGGTAGCGGGTAAGTTTGACCAATACCAACGTAACGTACCTTATCTAGGGATCATTCAGATTCTAAAGAATTTAAGTAGTCAGCTTTTATTAAAGTCTTCGAGTGATATTGAAGCATTAAAAGAATTGATCGCTAAAAACATTGGTACCAATGGTAAAATCTTAACAGAACTAGCTGAGGAATTAAAGTTTATCGTTGATGATAAATATGAGTTAGCAGAGTTAGGAGCTAAGGAATCAATGAAAAGATTTACCTATACGGTTTCTCAGTTCTTTAAAGCGATTATCTCTCAACACCCGATTATCTTATTCGTCGACGATATCCAATGGGCAGACCTATCTTCTGTCAACCTTCTGAAGGCATTGGTTGCTGATCTAAAAGATGAGCGCCTATTATTGGTATTTGCCAGTAGAGTGGAGGAAAGTGAGATTTTCCAATCTATTAAAGAGGATATCAATAAAGTAAAACCATTAATCAATATCGAATTGGAGCCGCTTGGCAAAGAGATGATTATTGAAATGGTCAGAGATATACTTCCTAAATCTCCAAGTATAGAGGTACAACGATTAAGTGAAATTATCCAGAGAAACACAGAAGGTAACCCTTATTATATTCATGAATTTATCAATGAATTAATCTCTGCAAAAGATAATTTCAATTATCATAAAGATACAGGTAAGTGGGTGATTAATTTTGCTAAGATTGAAGAAAGTATGGCCACTGAAAATGTTGCTGAAATCAGTCTAAAAAAGAAAGATCTACTTTCAAGCGAAATTAATGATAAGTTAGCCATTGCTTCTTTATTGGGTAACCGATTTGATGCCGTTGTTTTATCCAATCTTATTGGTAAAGACCCTAAGGAAGTCATCGATCAGTTAAAGAAATCAGTAAAGATGAACATTGTAGTTCCCCTTTCTGATAACTATAAATATTACGATAGTGAGTCTACTGAAAAAATTGAATATCAATTTATTCATGATAGAATTAGCCAGACTTACTATAATCACTTTAGTGAAGAAGAGAAGAAGAATTGGCACTTGAAAATTGCTTATTCTTTACTTGAAAACATCAATATTACTGATCCGAAAGTAAGGTTAAAAGCAGTAAACCATGCAAATATTTGTATTGACGAAATTAAGGAGAAAGAAAATGCTCTTGATTTTGCTCAACATAACTATGAAGCGGCTTTACTAGCGATTGAAAATGCGGCCTATGACGAAGCCAAAAACTTCTTGGAGTTTGGTTTACAATATGTAGGCGAGGAGATCAATAAGGAAAACAAATTAATTTGGTTAAATATCAAATTGAAATTGGCTCAGTGTTATTATGCAAGTGCTAATTACGATGAGTGTATGACGATAGTGAATTCATGTCTAGAGTATGGTACAGACCGTACATATTTACATGAAGCAGTATTAATTAAGGTACACTTATATGTGGTATTAGGTAAATACTCAGAAGCTATTGATCTGATTAGTGCCTCACTGAGAAAAAGTAAAATACGATTTAAAAAGCATCCGAAACAATTGGATGTCATGATGGGAGTCATGAAATCGAAGATGAAGTTAAAGTCTTATTCTTTGGAGAAATTACAAAAGATGAAAGACTTAACGGATGAGAGTAAATTAGAGCAGTTACAACTATTGAGTGAGTGTTTCTTCCCTGCCTATATTTCAAGACCATTGTTGTTCCCGATACTAATTTTCAAGGTATTGGAACTAAGTATGAAATATGGAAACTCTCCAGTATCAGCGTTTGGTTACTCTTGTTACTCATTACTGAATTCAGGAATTGGTGATTTCGACGATGCCAGAATGTATGGTGAATTTACTATTGAACTTGAAGAAAAGTACAATTACAAACCATTAAATTGTTCTATTGAGCAGAACTTGGTGGCTTCATATTACCCTATTTTCAAAGGGTATAATGAATCTATTGAAAAAGCTGGAAAAGCCATCCTATTGGGAAATGAGTCGGGTGATACCTTATTTACAGGTTTATTAAACTTACATCGATCAGCACAATTGTTCTTTGGTGGTAAGAATTTGAACTATGTAAAAAAAGAGGTTCAGAAAAGTATTGAAGTATCAAGTTTAAGTAATGAAACAAGATCTCCACTTTTACAGGCGATCTTAAAGCTTTCGAATACATTATTACAAGAGACGCAAGATGAAAATGCGTTGATGTCTTGGGAAGAAATTCAAGATCATTACAAAGAGATCAACAGTATGGGTGACCTTTGTAATACTTATTTATTCGAAGCGATTGAATGTATACTTTCTGGAGATATTGAATTCGCAGTAACGTTATTAGATAAGATCAAAGCTTCAGAAGATGCCTTAATGGGTGTGTTCTATCAAAATGAGTTTATCTTCTATTATTCAGTTGCTCACTTATTAAATCCTAAAAGTAATAAGAAGGCACTTTCAAGTATCAAAGGGTATAAAAAGAGGTTAAGTAAATTAGCTGCTATTAACCCTGAAAACTTCCAGGCCAAATTCTTATTAATTGATACCTTACTGAAGAAATATCATTTGAAGCAAAATGAACTTCATCTATTGGATCAAGTACTAGAGTATAGTAAGGAAAAAGATGATTACTTAATCACTGCGATTTGTTCTAGAGTAATATTCGAAGCGTATGAATCGTATGGAAATCATTCTTTAGCGGGCTATTATAAAAAGTATTCAGTTCAAGCCTTTGAGAAATGGGGTGTTAAGAAAGGAAATCATTTATTTGAAGATCACCTGAACTCAAGTGAAGATGAAAGCATAAATGCGACAAGTAATCAAAATGAGGATTTTGATATTAAGAGTATTCTGAAAGCTTCAAATATGATCTTTGCTGAACTTTCTGTGGATAAACTTGTTCCTTCCATTCTAAAAGTAGCTATTGAAAATGCTGGAGCAAATAATGGTTTATTTATTACTAGTGTTGATAACGAACTATACCTTAAAGCCAGAAGTTCAAGTCGTACTCATAAGAGTATTGAAGCCGTTAACTACCCAATTTCTTCTATCAAAAACGAAATACCTGCATTAATTATCAATAAGGTCATTGAAACAAGAGACCATCTGATTTTACAGAATGCCAGTCAAGATTTCGAATTCGGAAGAAGTAGTTATGTGACGACAAACAATACGAAGTCAGTATTATGTTATCCTATCGTTTCTAATAATGAAGTAAAGAGTATTATCTATCTGGAAAATAGCTTGGTAGAAGGTGCTTTTAGTGAAATTCATTTAGAAATTATCAAGATACTTTCATCTCAAATTCGAATTTCTTTAGAAAATGCCCACTTATACCAAACAATGGAGAAAAAGGTGGACATGAGAACAGAGGAGATCCGTAGACAGAGTGAAATTATTAAGAAAAGGAATTCTGATATCACCGATAGTATTCGCTATGCTAAGAAGATCCAGCGTTCACTTTTACCGACACATGATAAGATGGAGTCATTATTAAGTGGACAGTTCTTTGTGTTGTATAAACCAAAGGATATTATTGCTGGAGATTTCTACTGGGTAGATAAAAAAGGTGATGAGGTCATTTTTGCTGCAGCAGATTGTACAGGTCATGGTGTTCCTGGTGCAATGGTAAGTGTGGTATGTAGTAATGCATTAAACAGAGCAACAAAAGAATATTTACTTTCTAAGCCTTCAGATATTCTTAATAAAGTTAGAGGTCTTGTGATTGAAAACTTCAACACAAGTACTTATGACGATGTAAAAGATGGTATGGACATCGCTTTATGTAATTTAAATAGGAAAGAAATGAAACTGAACTATTCTGGAGCACATAATGAGTTGATCATCGTTAGACAAAAACTTTTCAATACAGAAGGTGTCAATTTTGTTTTTGAAGATGATGATAAAGGGCTATTCCACATTAAGGCAGATAGACAATCTATTGGCTTATCGAATAAACCAAAACCTTTTACCAACCATACTGTAGATCTTATGCCAAATGATATGATCTATGTTTTCTCTGATGGTTTTGCCGATCAATTTGGTGGTCCACAGAATCGTAAGTTTTTGATTAAAGCTTTTAGAAAACTATTATTTGATATCAGTCAGGAAAGTCTACAAGACCAACATGATGTCTTAAATTACAGATTCGAAGAATGGAAAGGACACAATAATCAGATTGATGATGTATGTGTTATGGCCGTTAGAATATAATTAAATAGATCGCTTTCTGATCTAAAAATATCCGTCTCTTGTTCACCAAATAGTAAACTATTGGAGAAGAAGAGACGGATTTATTGTTTCTAAACGAATCTATTCCCCCTTTTTACCCCGATTTATATTTACCATCCATTATTAAAAAATCGACTTTTAAATAATAGAAAAACAGTTAGTTACAGAAGTGTGTAGTGGAGATGTAGTAGTGAATTTCATTAAAATGTAGTAGTCGATGTGGAGATTTGTTTGACTGCCGTTAAGATATTCTTTTCTCATTATGAGCTAATGTTGTGTATTAGTGTTTTAGAGACCAATTGACTTCTATGACAAAAGAGAAAAGTTCTGATGCTTCGGATAAAGACGAGATCATTAGACGTATTGAAGAACGAAAAAAGGAAATCGACACCCTTAGGAAGATCTTTAAAAAATTGTCTTCCTCTTCAACCAATTCATTCATTAAAAACAACTCAAAGTAATGAGAAAACTTTCACTATCATTGTTGTTGTTAATATGTTGTATTTTTTCTCCCATACTACAGGGAACAACATATGCGCAACAACGACCAACTCCTGTAAGCTATAACGCTGATGGAAATGCAATGGGGGTAATTCATATTAAATTTGCTCCTTCTACTGCATCACACTTACAACTTTCTAATGCAAAAGCAATTGCTACAGCACAATTAGGTATCGCTACTTTTGATGCTGTAGTGAAACAATTTCAGGGACATGATCTAAAGCGTTTATTCCCATACAATCCTAAATTTGAACATAAACTACAGAAGCATGGCTTACACTTATGGTATGAGTTATCTTATGATTTAAACTCTGACCCCCTTACAGTATGTCAAACTATTGGAAACCTTGCTGAGGTAGAAATTTCAGAACCTATTTTAGCAAAAAGACTTATCGGAGGTGAAAGTGGAGTAAGAAGATTGACAAAAGCAGAAATTGAAGCTTTATCAACTACTGAAAATTCAGCTACGATGAATGACCCATTATTAAGTAATCAATGGCATTACGATAATGATGGTTCGGCAGGGAAAAGAGAAGATGCTTCTATTAATCTTGCAGAGGCTTGGTCTCAAGTGACAGGAAATAAAGAAGTGATAGTGTCTATTCATGATGCCGGTATTGATGTTCATCATGAAGATTTGATCAACAATATGTGGATCAATGAGGCCGAACTTAACGGTACTGATGGAGTAGATGATGATGGAAACGGTTACATCGATGATGTATATGGTTTTAACTTCTCCAACAATTCAGGAGCTATTGATCCAATGGTTCATGGTACACACGTTGCAGGTACTGTAGCGGCTACAACAAACAATGGTATTGGTGTAGCAGGTGTAGCAGGTGGCTCAGGTAATAATGATGGAGTTCGCTTGATGGCTTGTCAAATCCTTAGTGATAATGGCGGAAATGAAATTGCCAACTCTTACGTTTACGCAGCCAATAATGGTGCTGTTATCTCTCAAAACTCTTGGGGTTATATCGCTCCTGGAAATTACGAGCAATCAGTATTAGATGCCATCGACTATTTTATCGCTGAAGCGGGTGATTATGATGGTTCACCAATGAGAGGTGGTATTGTAATCTTTGCAGCAGGTAATGATGGAGTGGATAATAAATACTACCCAGGGTACTATGAAAGCTGTTTAACTGTTGCTTCTTCCAATGGTTTAAGAGAGAGATCTTCTTATTCTAACTTTGGTGAGTGGGTAGACCTTACTGCTCCTGGTGGAGACACTCGTTTAGGTACTTCACATGGGGTACTTAGTACGTTACCTGATAATGAGTATGGTTATCTTCAAGGTACTTCAATGGCTTGTCCTCATGTTTCTGGTGTGGCTGCCTTGGTCGTTTCAAGATTAGGAAATGAGACTTTCTCTCAAGATGTACTGAGAAATCAGTTATTGTTTGGTACGCATAGCATGGATGAGTCTGCACCTAATTATATTGGTAAATTGGGTACAGGTTTGATTGATGCTGCTTTAGCGATTAAAGAAAATGATGGGATAGCTCCAGAAGTTGTTCAAGACATTGAAGTGTTAGCCAAGTCGTCAGATTTTGTAGATCTACAATGGACAGTGCCTAGTGATGAAGATGATGATCAACCAAGTAAATTTATGATCTCTTATTCTGTAGGTACTTTTAATGAAGAAACAGCAAAGTCAGTATTTGTTTTCTCAAAACTAGAAGCTGGAGCTAAATTCAATTATAGATTAGAGAATTTATCAGCGGAAACAAACTATGAAATTGCAATTAAAGGTTTTGACCGTTGGGGAAATGCTTCAGCCTATTCAGAAGTAATTTCAGTTGGTACTAACCTTGGCCCACAAATGTCTTATCCAATGGTGGATAATGCATGGTCATATTCGGTTGAAATTAATGCAGATGCTGCTGAAAAGTCAGTTTGGGAATCTTCTTTTACTTTAGGAAATACCAACGAAGCATTGTTAGAGTGGTCTTTAGAAACGCGTCAGAAGAGCTACACTATTAAAAACTGGGCAACTCCTTCTTTGGGTTATGAAGTGAAAAATTCAGGAAAGTCTCTAATTCTAAATAGAGTAGTACCGATGGAGTCTGTAAGAAATGAGGATTACGAACCCCTAAACCCATTTGTGGAAGAGTATTTAAGTTACACTAACTACTTCTATGCTACTTTCTTGATTGGTGATAATGATACGTCAATTCCTAATATGACAGCTTCTGCTTTTAAAGTAGAAAACGAAAATGGCTTTAACGTGACGAAAGTAGATGCCTATTTGAATGACATTACTTCTGGTCAGGCTACTTATGAAGTATATCATGGTAATATCCTATCACAAGCGAAACTAGTATTCTCTAAAAAAGTAGAAGAGACAGATGAAGGAAATCATGAATTAACTTTAGATGATAGTGAATCTTATTATGTTCCTTATGGTGATATTGTTTGGTTGGTAGTAAAAGTACCTGCTGGTAACCTATATCCAATCGGTATTAGCTCAACCAACGATCATAAAGATGCGGTTAATTATCAATGGATGTCTTTTGACGAAGGGAAGTCTTTTGTTCCGTTAAGTATCGCATTGGGTACTGACGAGTATTCGTTTACTCAAGGAATCTTTACGGATGAGGAATACCAAGGTGATTTTATCTCACTTACTCCATACGAAGGTCAAATCAATGGTGAAGGAGAAACAGAAGTGACATTTACAGCTGATGTATCTAAAATCAAGAATGGAGACGTTAAAACAAACATCATTATTTCATCAAATGATGAGAATGCAGATGGTGCAAGAATTCCTACGATTGTAAAAGTATCGGGTCATGATCCAGAGTTAATTACTCCTGGTATAGTTAATTATGGTTCTGTACAGTTAGGTAGAGAGAAAGATATAGCGATCAAGTTAGAAAACTATGGATATGGTGTTTTCAAAGGTTCTTTATCAGTGACAGGATTAGAAGGAACAGCTTTCTCAGTAGTAGACAAGCCATCTAG of Flammeovirga agarivorans contains these proteins:
- a CDS encoding flavin monoamine oxidase family protein; this translates as MNNKLSILDVAVIGGGASGVYSAWRLQNDAQFANKSISVFESSCRIGGRLLSVTPPGMPNTRCELGGMRFLSSQKYVASLVDYLKLETKPEAVYEDENIAYLRNIRLRFSELVDKKLLPYNLTFAEEGKTSDEILSFALESIIPGVTTKKGDELKEFLQSYKVNGKYLYEYGFWNLLSLSLSNEAIEYVKKAGGYDSTFQNWNAYDTIVLNFDLAATDNSYHLLVDGYENLPITLVDQFMEKGGEVKMFYKLEKLNLTSDEEGELFELVFDINGSKETVYARKTILAMPRRSLELIDIDPKLMKKDGSFKELIESVSPIPLFKMFMCYPYPWWEQVGVTEGRSVTDLPIRQTYYWGTEGKLDKADPNNTNSVLMATYDDGQSVFFWQGLETQKKKEHFKTEQHDHEHGDTSLWEEHKSNPLMVKYMHQQIQEMHGVKYAPAPYAAAFKDWSEDPFGGGVNFWNIGEKSWEIIPKICKPVDNVDLFICGEAYSNGQGWVEGAFETAEIVLQQHFKLSAPSWVNSKEEVESE
- a CDS encoding beta-ketoacyl-[acyl-carrier-protein] synthase family protein; this encodes MSKDLKVRITGKGCSYPARIRYNDDPIFKGIQDDGLFRGYKERRVLGLNESISEYMTAASFKAISDAGVPVDEIDLLIGYGSISEYSTPNILAKCHYELGLSSTCSIIPLNDEFNQLNTALHLVKSLIETGSVNTALICLGSNWTKHVDYKSSASISASDAAAALIVTKSEDTNCFYIEDYGVSVDSSDYSCMSNSPDVEGKMEEDPSQPILENTNTFSSPYFHLTEQGVNVFKQFGMNEPVKVSKEILERNNVSNTDVTLISHQASSVLMDFWGEEIQPNQYINTIANFANMTLVTVAFNFALHYDTIESDHLLLLCVGLEQKTSVILLKK
- a CDS encoding AAA family ATPase, producing MLENIGTINDELRRLQETTNYKVCISKAHQLHKIVKSKKYQAYMKYETEVLENLSLIDQSKSDKEQIVYKFGILSRFAEIDYKSLSLLEKIDLSIKLLKRVKKLHESGLIHYNISRQNICVTENRDVELIGYELSAEDGSSPKLQTLVILEDDNWNYIAPEQTGRINTYLNAKSDQYNIGVCLFELFTNNLPFRGKDKLELIHSHIAYSPPPVHKLHPDLPPFLSEVIGKLLAKSSNERYNNFEAVIKDFERLRDFCFGRNLKLPQYAGIDDIEITLKIPNKLYGRTNESEIFVDAYNSIKNEGLSVLALTGVSGVGKTAFIKEGINKILDEKLITVAGKFDQYQRNVPYLGIIQILKNLSSQLLLKSSSDIEALKELIAKNIGTNGKILTELAEELKFIVDDKYELAELGAKESMKRFTYTVSQFFKAIISQHPIILFVDDIQWADLSSVNLLKALVADLKDERLLLVFASRVEESEIFQSIKEDINKVKPLINIELEPLGKEMIIEMVRDILPKSPSIEVQRLSEIIQRNTEGNPYYIHEFINELISAKDNFNYHKDTGKWVINFAKIEESMATENVAEISLKKKDLLSSEINDKLAIASLLGNRFDAVVLSNLIGKDPKEVIDQLKKSVKMNIVVPLSDNYKYYDSESTEKIEYQFIHDRISQTYYNHFSEEEKKNWHLKIAYSLLENINITDPKVRLKAVNHANICIDEIKEKENALDFAQHNYEAALLAIENAAYDEAKNFLEFGLQYVGEEINKENKLIWLNIKLKLAQCYYASANYDECMTIVNSCLEYGTDRTYLHEAVLIKVHLYVVLGKYSEAIDLISASLRKSKIRFKKHPKQLDVMMGVMKSKMKLKSYSLEKLQKMKDLTDESKLEQLQLLSECFFPAYISRPLLFPILIFKVLELSMKYGNSPVSAFGYSCYSLLNSGIGDFDDARMYGEFTIELEEKYNYKPLNCSIEQNLVASYYPIFKGYNESIEKAGKAILLGNESGDTLFTGLLNLHRSAQLFFGGKNLNYVKKEVQKSIEVSSLSNETRSPLLQAILKLSNTLLQETQDENALMSWEEIQDHYKEINSMGDLCNTYLFEAIECILSGDIEFAVTLLDKIKASEDALMGVFYQNEFIFYYSVAHLLNPKSNKKALSSIKGYKKRLSKLAAINPENFQAKFLLIDTLLKKYHLKQNELHLLDQVLEYSKEKDDYLITAICSRVIFEAYESYGNHSLAGYYKKYSVQAFEKWGVKKGNHLFEDHLNSSEDESINATSNQNEDFDIKSILKASNMIFAELSVDKLVPSILKVAIENAGANNGLFITSVDNELYLKARSSSRTHKSIEAVNYPISSIKNEIPALIINKVIETRDHLILQNASQDFEFGRSSYVTTNNTKSVLCYPIVSNNEVKSIIYLENSLVEGAFSEIHLEIIKILSSQIRISLENAHLYQTMEKKVDMRTEEIRRQSEIIKKRNSDITDSIRYAKKIQRSLLPTHDKMESLLSGQFFVLYKPKDIIAGDFYWVDKKGDEVIFAAADCTGHGVPGAMVSVVCSNALNRATKEYLLSKPSDILNKVRGLVIENFNTSTYDDVKDGMDIALCNLNRKEMKLNYSGAHNELIIVRQKLFNTEGVNFVFEDDDKGLFHIKADRQSIGLSNKPKPFTNHTVDLMPNDMIYVFSDGFADQFGGPQNRKFLIKAFRKLLFDISQESLQDQHDVLNYRFEEWKGHNNQIDDVCVMAVRI